A single Streptomyces mirabilis DNA region contains:
- the thrB gene encoding homoserine kinase, translating to MAGPAFRAAAVRVRVPATSANLGPGFDAFGLSLGLYDDVVVRVADSGLHIDIAGEGSETLPRDENHLLVRSLRTAFDLLGGQPRGLEIVCANRIPHGRGLGSSSAAICAGIVAARAVTIGGDSKLDDTALLELATEIEGHPDNVAACLLGGFTLSWMEAGAARAIRMDPADSVVPVVFVPGKPVLTETARGLLPRTVPHVDAAANAGRAALLVEALSRRPELLLPATEDRLHQEYRAPAMPESAALVERLRADGIPAVISGAGPTVLALADEESADKVAHLAGQGWAANRLDLDEAGACVLPLAPAGVH from the coding sequence ATGGCCGGTCCAGCGTTCCGCGCCGCCGCCGTCCGGGTGCGCGTCCCCGCCACCAGCGCCAACCTCGGGCCGGGCTTCGACGCCTTCGGCCTGTCACTGGGGCTGTACGACGACGTGGTCGTCCGGGTGGCCGACTCCGGGCTGCACATCGACATCGCAGGTGAGGGCAGCGAGACGCTGCCCCGCGACGAGAATCACCTCCTCGTACGCTCCCTGCGCACCGCCTTCGATCTGCTGGGCGGACAACCGCGCGGCCTCGAGATCGTCTGCGCCAATCGCATTCCGCACGGGCGGGGCCTCGGCTCTTCCTCGGCCGCCATCTGCGCCGGAATCGTCGCCGCGCGCGCCGTGACCATAGGCGGCGACAGCAAACTCGACGACACCGCGCTTCTTGAGCTCGCCACCGAGATCGAGGGCCATCCCGACAATGTCGCGGCCTGTCTGCTCGGCGGTTTCACGCTGTCCTGGATGGAGGCCGGAGCCGCGCGGGCGATCAGGATGGACCCTGCCGATTCCGTCGTTCCGGTGGTTTTCGTTCCCGGAAAGCCGGTCCTCACCGAGACCGCGCGCGGTCTGCTGCCGCGCACCGTTCCGCACGTCGACGCCGCCGCCAACGCGGGCCGGGCCGCACTGCTCGTCGAGGCCCTCAGCCGGCGCCCCGAGCTGCTGCTGCCCGCCACCGAGGACCGGCTGCACCAGGAGTACCGCGCCCCGGCCATGCCGGAGAGCGCGGCGCTGGTGGAGCGGCTTCGGGCCGATGGCATCCCCGCGGTGATCTCCGGCGCGGGCCCCACTGTCCTCGCGCTGGCCGACGAGGAATCCGCCGACAAGGTCGCTCATCTCGCAGGTCAGGGCTGGGCCGCCAATCGGCTGGACCTCGACGAAGCGGGAGCGTGCGTCCTTCCGCTCGCCCCGGCGGGCGTCCATTAA
- the thrC gene encoding threonine synthase has translation MTHQWRGIIEEYRDRLPVSDSTPVVTLREGGTPLVPAQVLSERTGCEVHLKVEGANPTGSFKDRGMTMAITRAKEEGAKAVICASTGNTSASAAAYAVRAGMVCAVLVPQGKIAIGKMGQALVHGAKILQVDGNFDDCLTLARSLSDNYPVALVNSVNPVRIEGQKTAAFEIVDMLGDAPDIHVLPVGNAGNITAYWKGYTEYAADGIAGRTPRMWGFQASGSAPIVRGEVVKDPSTIATAIRIGNPASWKFALAARDESEGLIDEVTDREILRAYRLLAAQEGVFVEPASAASVAGLLKAAEQGKVDPGQRIVCTVTGNGLKDPDWAVAGAPQPVTVPVDAATAAERLGLA, from the coding sequence ATGACCCACCAGTGGCGCGGAATCATCGAGGAGTACCGGGACCGGCTTCCGGTGTCCGACAGCACGCCTGTCGTGACGCTCCGTGAGGGCGGCACGCCGCTCGTGCCCGCGCAGGTGCTCTCCGAGCGCACGGGCTGCGAGGTCCACCTGAAGGTGGAGGGCGCCAACCCGACCGGGTCCTTCAAGGACCGCGGTATGACCATGGCCATCACCCGGGCCAAGGAGGAGGGCGCGAAGGCTGTCATCTGCGCCTCCACAGGCAATACGTCCGCCTCCGCCGCCGCGTATGCCGTGCGTGCGGGCATGGTGTGTGCCGTGCTCGTCCCGCAGGGCAAGATCGCCATCGGCAAGATGGGCCAGGCCCTCGTGCACGGCGCGAAGATCCTCCAGGTCGACGGCAACTTCGACGACTGCCTGACGCTCGCGCGCTCGCTGTCCGACAACTACCCGGTGGCGCTGGTCAATTCGGTCAACCCGGTGCGCATTGAGGGCCAGAAGACCGCCGCCTTCGAGATCGTGGACATGCTCGGCGACGCGCCCGACATCCACGTCCTGCCGGTGGGCAACGCGGGCAACATCACCGCGTACTGGAAGGGCTACACGGAGTACGCCGCCGACGGCATCGCCGGGCGCACCCCGCGCATGTGGGGATTCCAGGCCTCCGGTTCCGCGCCCATCGTGCGCGGCGAGGTCGTCAAGGACCCGTCGACGATCGCCACCGCGATCCGCATCGGCAACCCGGCCTCGTGGAAGTTCGCGCTGGCCGCGCGGGACGAGTCGGAGGGCCTCATCGACGAGGTGACGGACCGTGAGATTCTGCGCGCCTACCGGCTGTTGGCCGCGCAGGAGGGCGTCTTCGTCGAGCCCGCGTCCGCCGCGTCGGTCGCCGGTCTGCTGAAGGCCGCCGAGCAGGGCAAGGTCGACCCCGGCCAGCGGATCGTCTGCACGGTCACTGGAAACGGGCTCAAGGATCCGGACTGGGCCGTTGCGGGTGCCCCGCAGCCGGTTACCGTTCCTGTGGACGCGGCCACGGCGGCGGAGCGGCTCGGACTGGCGTAA
- a CDS encoding homoserine dehydrogenase gives MRTRPLKVALLGCGVVGSEVARIMTTHADDLAARIGAPVELAGVAVRRPSKVREGIDPELVTTDATALVKRGDIDVVVEVIGGIEPARSLITTAFEHGASVVSANKALLAQDGAALHAAAEAHNRDLYYEAAVAGAIPLIRPLRESLAGDKINRVMGIVNGTTNFILDKMDSTGAGYQEALDEATALGYAEADPTADVEAFDAAAKAAILAGIAFHTRVRLDDVYREGMTEVTAADFASAKEMGCTIKLLAICERAADGGSVTARVHPAMIPLSHPLASVRGAYNAVFVESDAAGQLMFYGPGAGGAPTASAVLGDLVAVCRNKLSGATGPGDSAYTQLPVSPMGEVVTRYHISLDVADKPGVLAQVATVFAEHGVSIDTVRQQGKDGEASLVVVTHRASDASLNGTVEALRSLDTVRGVASIMRVEGE, from the coding sequence ATGCGTACGCGTCCGCTGAAGGTGGCGCTGCTGGGCTGTGGGGTTGTCGGCTCAGAGGTGGCGCGCATCATGACGACGCACGCCGACGACCTCGCGGCCAGGATCGGGGCCCCCGTCGAGCTGGCGGGCGTGGCCGTCCGCCGGCCCTCCAAGGTGCGCGAGGGCATCGACCCCGAGCTCGTCACCACCGACGCCACCGCCCTCGTCAAACGCGGGGACATCGACGTCGTCGTCGAGGTCATCGGCGGTATCGAGCCCGCCCGCTCCCTCATCACCACCGCTTTCGAGCACGGCGCCTCCGTGGTCTCCGCCAACAAGGCGCTCCTTGCCCAGGACGGTGCGGCCCTGCACGCGGCGGCGGAGGCGCACAACCGGGACCTCTACTACGAGGCCGCCGTCGCCGGCGCCATCCCGCTGATCCGGCCGCTGCGCGAGTCCCTCGCCGGTGACAAGATCAACCGCGTGATGGGCATCGTCAACGGGACGACGAACTTCATCCTCGACAAGATGGACTCCACCGGGGCCGGCTATCAGGAAGCCCTCGACGAGGCCACCGCGCTCGGGTACGCCGAAGCCGACCCGACCGCCGACGTCGAGGCGTTCGACGCGGCCGCCAAGGCCGCCATCCTCGCCGGAATCGCCTTCCACACGCGTGTGCGCCTCGACGACGTGTACCGCGAGGGCATGACCGAGGTCACCGCCGCCGACTTCGCCTCGGCGAAGGAGATGGGCTGCACCATCAAGCTGCTCGCCATCTGTGAGCGGGCGGCGGACGGGGGATCGGTGACGGCGCGCGTGCATCCGGCGATGATTCCGCTGAGCCACCCCCTCGCCTCCGTGCGCGGCGCGTACAACGCGGTGTTCGTCGAGTCGGATGCCGCCGGGCAGCTCATGTTCTACGGGCCGGGCGCCGGCGGCGCCCCGACCGCGTCCGCCGTGCTCGGCGACCTCGTCGCCGTCTGCCGCAACAAGCTCAGCGGTGCGACCGGACCCGGCGACTCCGCGTACACCCAGCTGCCCGTCTCGCCCATGGGTGAGGTCGTGACGCGGTACCACATCAGCCTCGACGTGGCGGACAAACCGGGTGTTCTCGCCCAGGTGGCCACCGTTTTCGCCGAGCATGGCGTATCGATCGATACGGTGCGCCAGCAGGGTAAGGACGGCGAGGCCTCTCTCGTCGTCGTCACCCACCGAGCGTCCGACGCGTCCCTGAACGGGACCGTGGAGGCGCTGCGCAGCCTCGACACCGTGCGGGGTGTCGCCAGCATCATGCGGGTTGAAGGAGAGTAA
- the lysA gene encoding diaminopimelate decarboxylase, with protein sequence MSRSAHPAGPRHADVLTEGHYSAPPADLNALDPKVWAHTVSRTDDGVVSVGGMQVTRLAEEFGTPAYFIDEADFRERARAWRTAFGHDADVFYAGKAFLSRAVVRWLHEEGLNLDVCSGGELATALSAGMPADRIAFHGNNKSEEEITAAIVSGVGRIVLDSFQEIVRVAHIAQSLGKRQRVQIRVTVGVEAHTHEFIATAHEDQKFGIALADGQAAEAVRRALALDGLELVGIHSHIGSQIFDMAGFEVAARRVVSLLAAVRDEHGVELPEIDLGGGLGIAYTSDDDPSEPHEIAKALGEIVTRECEAAKLRTPRISVEPGRAIVGPTAFTLYEVGTIKPLDGLRTYVSVDGGMSDNIRTALYDAEYSVALVSRTSDAEPMLVRVVGKHCESGDIVVKDAFLPSDLAPGDLIAVPATGAYCRSMASNYNHALRPPVVAVRDGEARVIVRRETEEDLLRLDVG encoded by the coding sequence ATGAGCCGTTCCGCACACCCCGCCGGGCCCCGTCACGCCGATGTCCTCACCGAGGGCCACTACAGCGCCCCGCCCGCCGACCTCAACGCCCTCGACCCCAAGGTCTGGGCGCACACCGTCAGCCGTACGGACGACGGCGTCGTCAGCGTCGGTGGGATGCAAGTCACCCGGCTCGCCGAGGAGTTCGGCACCCCCGCCTACTTCATCGACGAGGCCGACTTCCGCGAGCGCGCCCGCGCCTGGCGGACCGCCTTCGGGCACGACGCCGACGTCTTCTATGCCGGGAAGGCCTTCCTCTCGCGCGCCGTCGTGCGGTGGCTGCACGAGGAGGGGCTCAACCTCGACGTGTGCTCCGGCGGTGAGCTCGCCACCGCCCTCTCCGCCGGGATGCCCGCCGACCGCATCGCCTTCCACGGCAACAACAAGTCCGAGGAAGAGATCACCGCCGCCATCGTGAGCGGGGTCGGGCGGATCGTTCTCGACTCCTTCCAGGAGATCGTCCGCGTCGCCCACATCGCGCAGTCCCTCGGCAAGCGGCAGCGGGTGCAGATCCGCGTGACCGTGGGGGTCGAGGCGCACACCCACGAGTTCATCGCGACCGCGCACGAGGACCAGAAGTTCGGGATCGCGCTGGCCGACGGGCAGGCCGCGGAGGCGGTGCGGCGGGCGCTCGCGCTCGACGGGCTCGAGCTCGTGGGGATCCACTCGCACATCGGTTCGCAGATCTTCGACATGGCCGGGTTCGAGGTCGCCGCCCGGCGCGTGGTGTCGCTGCTGGCCGCCGTTCGTGACGAGCACGGGGTCGAGCTGCCCGAGATCGACCTCGGTGGTGGTCTCGGCATCGCGTACACGAGTGACGACGATCCCAGCGAGCCGCACGAGATCGCGAAGGCGCTGGGCGAGATCGTCACGCGGGAGTGCGAGGCCGCGAAGCTGCGGACGCCCCGGATCTCGGTCGAGCCGGGGCGGGCCATCGTCGGGCCCACCGCCTTCACGCTCTACGAGGTCGGCACCATCAAGCCGCTCGATGGGCTGCGGACGTACGTCTCCGTCGACGGGGGCATGTCCGACAACATCAGGACCGCGCTGTACGACGCCGAGTACAGCGTCGCTCTCGTCTCGCGCACCTCCGACGCCGAGCCCATGCTCGTCCGTGTCGTCGGCAAGCACTGTGAGAGTGGCGACATCGTGGTCAAGGACGCCTTCCTGCCCTCCGACCTGGCCCCCGGCGACCTCATCGCCGTACCCGCCACGGGTGCCTACTGCCGGTCCATGGCCAGCAACTACAACCACGCCCTGCGCCCGCCGGTCGTCGCCGTGCGCGACGGCGAGGCCCGGGTGATCGTCCGCCGGGAGACGGAGGAGGACCTGCTGCGTCTCGACGTCGGGTGA
- a CDS encoding response regulator, translated as MGKTRTARWARTYSRVVPGASGRVLVVDDNKVIRQLIRVNLELEGIEVVTAADGAECLDVVHHVRPDVVTLDVVMPRLDGLRTAARLRADPRTRNLPLAIVSACTQYEVDSGLDVGVDAFLAKPFEPAELVRLVRELMERRGSGGGSGSGAGGGGAFGGEAFRPDELGAEEVGAEEAQRAGH; from the coding sequence GTGGGGAAAACCCGGACGGCGCGGTGGGCGCGCACCTACTCTCGAGTTGTGCCAGGCGCGTCCGGTCGGGTGCTTGTTGTGGACGACAACAAGGTCATCCGGCAGCTGATCAGGGTCAACCTCGAGCTGGAGGGCATCGAGGTCGTGACCGCGGCCGATGGTGCCGAATGCTTGGACGTCGTGCATCACGTGCGCCCCGATGTGGTGACCCTGGATGTGGTCATGCCTCGGCTCGACGGGTTGCGTACCGCCGCCCGGTTGCGTGCCGACCCCCGGACCCGGAATCTTCCCCTCGCCATCGTCAGTGCCTGTACGCAGTACGAGGTCGACAGCGGGCTCGACGTCGGCGTTGACGCCTTTCTTGCCAAGCCCTTCGAACCTGCCGAACTCGTGCGGCTCGTACGGGAGTTGATGGAGCGGCGGGGGAGTGGGGGCGGGAGCGGGAGTGGGGCCGGTGGTGGCGGTGCCTTTGGCGGAGAAGCCTTTCGTCCAGATGAGCTCGGCGCCGAGGAGGTCGGGGCCGAGGAGGCCCAGCGCGCCGGTCATTGA